TGTCGCTGCTGATGGTGTCCACTGTCCGCTACCGGACCTTCAAGGACCTGCGCCTGTCGCCCCGCTCCGCCCTGGTGCTCGCCCTGGTGCTCGCCAGCGGCGTCGTCATCGGCACGCGCTTCCACCCGGCCTATGTGCTGGTGGCCTACTCCTTCGCCTACCTCGGCTTTGGCCTGCTCGAGTCGGCCTTCCTCGTGCGCCACCGGCTCGTCGCCCGCAAGGCGGGGCGCGGCGCGGCCCCGGCCATGGTGCTGATGGACGAGGCGGAGGAAGACGAGGACGACGAGGACGACGGGCAGCGGATGGCGTAGTCGCCCCGTGCGACGCGAGGTGTTGCGTGCTGGAGACGCGGGGGGCGGCTAGGATGCCCGGCCCATGCGCGTCGAGCTGCTGTGCACCGGGGACGAGCTCGTCACCGGATTGACGACCGACACCAACAGTCCCTACCTGGAGGCGCGGCTGTTCGAGCTGGGCGTCAAGGTGGGTCGGGTGGTGCTGGTGGGCGATGTTCGCGAGGACATCACCCGGGGACTCCAGGAGGCCGCGTCCCGGGCGGACGTGGTCATCGTCTCCGGGGGGCTGGGACCCACGGCGGATGACTTCACCGCCGAGTGCGCCGCGACGGCCGCGGGCGTGCCCCTCGTCGAGGACGCGGGCACCCTGCGCTTCCTGCGCGAGCGCGCCGAGAAGCGGGGCCGGGAGCTGACCCCCAACGTGGCGCGCATGGCGCTCGTGCCCCGGGGCGCCGAGGTGGTGCCCAACCCCGTGGGCGCCGCGCCCCTGTTCATCGTCCGGCTGGGTGGCTGCCGCCTCTTCTTCCTTCCCGGGGTGCCGCGCGAGTACCGGGCCCTGGTGGACGGCGTGGTGGTGCCGCGTGTGCGCGAGGAACTGGAGCGGCGGCCCGGGCGTACCTGGCGTGCCTTCCGCCTGTTGCGCACGGTGGGCCTGCCCGAGTCGGTGCTCGACGCGCGCGTGGCGCCGCTGGCCCGGGCACACCCGCGCGTGGTGTTCGGCTTTCGCACCCATGCGCCGGAGAACCAGCTCAAGCTGATGGCCGAAGCGCCCTCCCAGGCCGAGGCGGACGCCGCCCTGGCCGCGGCCGAGGCGGCGGCGCGCGCGGAGCTGGGCCGCTCGGTGTACGGGGCGGACGCGGACACCTACCATGGCGTGGTGGCGAGGCTCCTGACGGAGGCGCGCGCCACGCTGGCGATCGCGGAGAGCTGTACCGGGGGCCTCATCGCCTCGCAGCTCACCGCGGTGCCCGGCGCGAGCGGCTTCCTCATGGGCAGCGCGGTCGTCTACACCGAGCGGATGAAGA
Above is a window of Cystobacter fuscus DNA encoding:
- a CDS encoding CinA family nicotinamide mononucleotide deamidase-related protein — translated: MRVELLCTGDELVTGLTTDTNSPYLEARLFELGVKVGRVVLVGDVREDITRGLQEAASRADVVIVSGGLGPTADDFTAECAATAAGVPLVEDAGTLRFLRERAEKRGRELTPNVARMALVPRGAEVVPNPVGAAPLFIVRLGGCRLFFLPGVPREYRALVDGVVVPRVREELERRPGRTWRAFRLLRTVGLPESVLDARVAPLARAHPRVVFGFRTHAPENQLKLMAEAPSQAEADAALAAAEAAARAELGRSVYGADADTYHGVVARLLTEARATLAIAESCTGGLIASQLTAVPGASGFLMGSAVVYTERMKTAWAGVPPDMLERHGAVSRPVAVALAEGIRASCQTTYGLSVTGVAGPTGGTPEDPVGTVYCALAVDGGPTRCERFSLSGDRELIRLFAASHALELLREHLLTSPSSP